A segment of the Hallerella succinigenes genome:
CGTTTTCATCTTTTTCATTTTTTTCATCTGAGCCGTTTCCGGAACCTTAGCGTAAACGCTTACGCCCGTTTCGCGTTCCACATCGCTAGACGAACGGATACCACGGCTCGAAAGCAAACGCAGCACAAAGATCAAACAGGCACCGAGAATAAATCCACCCGCGATGAATCCGAGAAGAATCACCAGCTTACGCGGCTTCACCGGCTTGATTTCAATACGGGCATAGTCCACAACACGCACATTACCGACTTCGCCGGCCTGCACCACGCGGAGCTGCTGAATGTTGTTCAACATATTCGTGTAAATGGCGTTGTTTACATTCACATCACCCTGCAAACGGAGGATTTCCTGCTGCTTTGTCGGAAGGTCCTTCGTCTCTTCGCTAAGCTTTGCCATTTCACGGCGGAGCTGGTTCTGCTGTTTCTTCAAAGAGAGAACCGTCGGGTGATCTTCCTTAAACAGCCGGGTGGTTTCTTCATACTTCTGCTGCAATTCGAGAAGGCTCTTTTCGAGCTGCATTCGCTTTTCAAGAACTCCACGAGCTTCTCCGCTCAAATCAATTGAGCCTTCTTCCTGACGGTAAGAAGAGAGGATCTGTTCCGCAGAATCGAGTTTCGCTTTCACACCCGGAAGTTGCTTTTCAAGGAATTCGAGAGTCTTAGTCGCTTCTTCACTGCGAGATTCTACGTTCTGACGCACATAAGTATCTGCAATAGAATTCAAAATATGGGCGGCACGATCCGCATAGCGGTGATGGATCTGCATCTGGATGATACCCGTCTTTTTTCCCTGTTCCGTAACACTCAACTGATTGCGCAAAGCGTCCAAAGCCTGACGGGGATCGCTTTCAAAAAGCCTGAACTTTTCCGACGGCGAAGCCATCATGTTCAAGATTTGAATGGCAAACGTATCTCCAGCAACAGGAACACGGTAAGTGTCTCCCACAATGCCTTCTAAAATCACCTTCTGCATCGGATCCACAATCTGATAATGGGAATTCGACAAAGACGAATCCGACGAAGCGACAAGGAACCAATTGGCATCCGGTTCATATACTTCCGGAAAATGCAAAAGCCCCACATCGACACGGCCTTCCTTGTGCAACAGACGCGGAAGCAGCGCCACCGGAGTCGCCCCATAAGAAAGATGCTCCTTATCGACAACCACGCTCAGAACACGGCGGCTTCGAATCAACTGAATTTCAGCATCCGCCGGGGATGCCGCATCCAAGAGAGCGCCCATTTCACCCATAGCAAGGCTTGCCGAATTTCCATTCAGATCGACCTGCAAAAGCGCATCGCTAGAAAACACCGGTCGAATATAGTTCGAAACAATAAAACCGGAAACAGTCCCTAGCACCACAAAAACAGCCAAAATAGGCCATTTGGCGAGAAGAACCCCTACGAGTTCAAGAATATCAATTTCATCGTCCGCATTTTTCTGCTGAGCGTAATCCATATTCACATTGTTTTGTTGCATAAGAGAAATATAAAAAAAAGCTCATTCTCCAAGATTTGTAAATAAAAACTCCCCAAGAAAATCTTGGAGAGTTTCAAATCCAAAAATAGACTCGTGTAAGGAGTAGCGCTTACTTGTAAAGCGGGTGCTTCTTACAGAGTGCCACGATTTCTTCGCGAATCTTAGCGAGAGCCGCTTCGTCGTCCTTGGCCTTGATGCAGCGGTCGATGATGCGGGTCACTTCGCGGGTATCTTCTTCGTCGAAGCCACGGGTCGTGATAGCGGCAGTGCCGAGACGCACGCCCGACGGATCCATCGGCTTGCGCGGATCGAACGGAATCGTGG
Coding sequences within it:
- a CDS encoding polysaccharide biosynthesis tyrosine autokinase, whose protein sequence is MDYAQQKNADDEIDILELVGVLLAKWPILAVFVVLGTVSGFIVSNYIRPVFSSDALLQVDLNGNSASLAMGEMGALLDAASPADAEIQLIRSRRVLSVVVDKEHLSYGATPVALLPRLLHKEGRVDVGLLHFPEVYEPDANWFLVASSDSSLSNSHYQIVDPMQKVILEGIVGDTYRVPVAGDTFAIQILNMMASPSEKFRLFESDPRQALDALRNQLSVTEQGKKTGIIQMQIHHRYADRAAHILNSIADTYVRQNVESRSEEATKTLEFLEKQLPGVKAKLDSAEQILSSYRQEEGSIDLSGEARGVLEKRMQLEKSLLELQQKYEETTRLFKEDHPTVLSLKKQQNQLRREMAKLSEETKDLPTKQQEILRLQGDVNVNNAIYTNMLNNIQQLRVVQAGEVGNVRVVDYARIEIKPVKPRKLVILLGFIAGGFILGACLIFVLRLLSSRGIRSSSDVERETGVSVYAKVPETAQMKKMKKMKTFSLVEVDSEDVACEALRTLRTSLEFSMMDSKVLLVTGLSPGSGKSFISKNLAALIAMNGKKVLLIDTDFRASYMSSRGRKRGLSDYLLGQIALDEAVEHLDGAQVDLLGAGSYSSSPSEMISSKAFENLLNEMKSKYDLIIVDSAPVLAVADALVASRYADFVLLVIHYGHDSMEALREGLGQFEKANVEHKAMVFNRCVYEGGHSSYGYGYGYGYGYGKNKKKKKS